The proteins below come from a single Mangifera indica cultivar Alphonso chromosome 16, CATAS_Mindica_2.1, whole genome shotgun sequence genomic window:
- the LOC123199179 gene encoding toMV resistance protein Tm-1(GCR237)-like, producing the protein MANDDAKIPRVFCVGTADTKLEELQFLSESVRLNLTSFSNNNSSQVEVVVVDVSIGQKETESLQDFKFVKRNEVLSFCSDSTEKIPVGLDIDRGKAIAFMGKSLQHFLKKAVDDQVLVGVIGLGGSGGTSLMSSAFRSLPIGMPKVIVSAVSSGQTEPYIGTSDLILIPSVVDVCGLNSVSRVVFSNAGAAFAGMVLGRLEQSIDLKPGKQKCTVGMTMFGVTTPCVNAVNERLEKEGYETLVFHATGVGGRATESLVKEGFIPDIA; encoded by the exons ATGGCTAATGATGATGCTAAAATCCCCAGAGTTTTTTGCGTTGGAACGGCGGATACCAAGTTGGAGGAGCTACAGTTTCTGTCTGAATCCGTTCGCCTCAATCTAACCTCCTTCTCTAATAACAACTCTTCCCAg GTAGAAGTTGTGGTGGTTGATGTTTCGATTGGTCAAAAGGAGACAGAGAGCTTGCAAGATTTTAAGTTTGTGAAAAGAAATGAAGTTCTTTCTTTCTGTTCTGACTCCACTGAAAAAATCCCGGTTGGACTTGATATTGATAGAGGCAAAGCTATTGCCTTTATGGGTAAATCCCTTCaacattttcttaaaaaagcTGTGGATGATCAAGTTCTTGTTGGAGTCATTGGCCTTGGAGGCAGTGGAGGTACTTCTCTTATGTCGTCTGCTTTTAGATCTCTTCCGATTGGGATGCCAAAAGTCATTGTATCTGCTGTTTCTAGTGGTCAAACTGAACCTTATATTGGCACCTCAGACTTGATATTGATACCATCCGTGGTGGATGTTTGTGGGCTTAATAGTGTTAGTAGGGTCGTGTTTTCAAATGCTGGAGCTGCTTTTGCTGGAATGGTGTTGGGGAGGTTAGAGCAGTCTATAGACCTCAAACCTGGTAAGCAAAAATGTACTGTTGGTATGACCATGTTTGGGGTGACAACTCCATGTGTAAATGCTGTGAACGAAAGATTGGAAAAAGAAGGTTATGAGACATTGGTTTTCCATGCCACTGGAGTAGGGGGCAGAGCAACGGAGTCTCTAGTTAAAGAGGGGTTCATACCTGACATAGCATGA
- the LOC123199665 gene encoding heavy metal-associated isoprenylated plant protein 43-like isoform X2, with protein MVQRTVLKVIISCKKCKRELLKAVAALQGLDKIEVDEAKGTLTVTGSADPYDIITRTKKTGKFVDVVSIGPPPAPPKQPGKKTDEKKPEEKKNPEKAEDKGPVVHYPPYYICPLWEGMAVVHVDPYPEPTFGCSIL; from the exons ATGGTACAAAGGACAGTTCTCAAGGTTATTATTTCATGTAAAAAATGCAAGAGGGAGCTCCTCAAAGCAGTTGCTGCACTTCAAG GTTTAGATAAAATTGAAGTTGATGAAGCTAAGGGGACGTTGACAGTAACAGGCAGTGCAGATCCATATGATATTATAACTCGAACAAAAAAAACAGGAAAATTTGTAGATGTTGTGAGCATAGGGCCTCCTCCTGCTCCACCGAAGCAACCAGGGAAGAAGACTGACGAGAAGAAGCCTGAGGAGAAGAAGAACCCAGAGAAGGCTGAAGACAAGGGCCCTGTTGTTCACTATCCTCCATATTACATCTGTCCTCTTTGGGAGGGAATGGCTGTTGTTCATGTGGATCCCTATCCAGAGCCTACCTTTGGATGCTCCATTCTGTGA
- the LOC123199537 gene encoding heavy metal-associated isoprenylated plant protein 43-like, with amino-acid sequence MVQRTVLRVIISCQKCKRELLKAVAALQGLDKIEVDEAKGTLTVTGSADPYDIITQTKKTGKFVDVVSIGPPPAPPKKPEKKPEEGKKPEKKPEKEKKSEEEKKPEKKPEEEKKPEKKPEERKKPEKKPEERKKPEKKPEEKEEEKPKKKPEEGKKPEKKPEEEKKPEKKPEERKKPEKKPEEKVPVVPNKKNRKI; translated from the exons ATGGTGCAAAGGACGGTTCTCAGGGTTATTATTTCATGTCAAAAATGCAAGAGGGAGCTCCTCAAAGCAGTTGCTGCACTTCAAG GTTTAGATAAAATTGAAGTTGATGAAGCTAAGGGGACGTTGACAGTAACAGGCAGTGCAGATCCATATGATATTATAACTCAAACCAAAAAAACAGGAAAATTTGTAGATGTTGTGAGCATAGGGCCTCCTCCTGCTCCACCGAAGAAACCCGAGAAGAAGCCCGAGGAGGGGAAGAAACCCGAGAAGAAGCCCGAGAAGGAGAAGAAGTCCGAGGAGGAGAAGAAACCTGAGAAGAAGCCCGAGGAGGAGAAGAAACCCGAGAAGAAGCCCGAGGAGAGGAAGAAACCCGAGAAGAAGCCCGAGGAGAGGAAGAAACCCGAGAAGAAGCCCgaggagaaggaggaggagaaACCGAAGAAGAAGCCCGAGGAGGGGAAGAAACCCGAGAAGAAGCCCGAGGAGGAGAAGAAACCGGAGAAGAAGCCCGAGGAGAGGAAGAAACCAGAGAAGAAGCCTGAAGAAAAGGTCCCTGTTGTTCCGAACAAAAAAAACAGGAAAATATGA
- the LOC123199665 gene encoding heavy metal-associated isoprenylated plant protein 43-like isoform X1, translated as MIEIFNLEYWRVVSSMVQRTVLKVIISCKKCKRELLKAVAALQGLDKIEVDEAKGTLTVTGSADPYDIITRTKKTGKFVDVVSIGPPPAPPKQPGKKTDEKKPEEKKNPEKAEDKGPVVHYPPYYICPLWEGMAVVHVDPYPEPTFGCSIL; from the exons ATGATAGAAATTTTCAACTTAGAA TACTGGAGAGTGGTTTCTTCCATGGTACAAAGGACAGTTCTCAAGGTTATTATTTCATGTAAAAAATGCAAGAGGGAGCTCCTCAAAGCAGTTGCTGCACTTCAAG GTTTAGATAAAATTGAAGTTGATGAAGCTAAGGGGACGTTGACAGTAACAGGCAGTGCAGATCCATATGATATTATAACTCGAACAAAAAAAACAGGAAAATTTGTAGATGTTGTGAGCATAGGGCCTCCTCCTGCTCCACCGAAGCAACCAGGGAAGAAGACTGACGAGAAGAAGCCTGAGGAGAAGAAGAACCCAGAGAAGGCTGAAGACAAGGGCCCTGTTGTTCACTATCCTCCATATTACATCTGTCCTCTTTGGGAGGGAATGGCTGTTGTTCATGTGGATCCCTATCCAGAGCCTACCTTTGGATGCTCCATTCTGTGA
- the LOC123199180 gene encoding heavy metal-associated isoprenylated plant protein 43-like, whose amino-acid sequence MVQRTVLKVIISCQKCKRELLKAVAALPGLDKIEVDEAKGTLTVTGSADPYDIITRTKKTGKFVKVESIGPPPAPPKQPEKKPEEKKKPEEKKNPEKAEDKVPVVHYPPYYFYPLCEGMPVVHVDPYPEPAFGCSIL is encoded by the exons ATGGTGCAAAGGACGGTTCTCAAGGTTATTATTTCATGTCAAAAATGCAAGAGGGAGCTCCTCAAAGCAGTTGCTGCACTTCCAG GTTTAGATAAAATTGAAGTTGATGAAGCTAAGGGGACGTTGACAGTAACAGGCAGTGCAGATCCATATGATATTATAACTCGAACCAAAAAAACAGGAAAATTTGTAAAGGTTGAGAGCATAGGGCCTCCTCCTGCTCCACCGAAACAACCAGAGAAGAAGCCtgaggagaagaagaagccTGAGGAGAAGAAGAACCCAGAGAAGGCTGAAGACAAGGTCCCTGTTGTTCACTACCCTCCATATTACTTCTATCCTCTTTGTGAGGGAATGCCCGTTGTTCATGTGGATCCCTATCCGGAGCCTGCCTTTGGATGCTCCATTCTGTGA